A genomic segment from Orrella daihaiensis encodes:
- a CDS encoding SAM-dependent methyltransferase produces MSDSSNHPVAQYYDANTRRFLATGDTGEAVAIHRKLWAPGIETPEQAAAHINDLVAHAAVSALGHEPASVTDLGCGVGGSLFHLAMCWPHSTLTGYTLSTAQVQIARTLAKQRHLQDRCEVRQGDFTALESPKRSELVMAIESHTHLPSLAVFFKAASDHVLPGGIVILVDDMLAADGSGLSRKERALLDAFKRGWRMGQVPTVEDVLNQAGQFGFDVVGHRDLGEFLRLNQPWDRMLNWIAPPLDWLGLARVPMFANMVGGNALTECHRRGVMRYMMVVMRFAG; encoded by the coding sequence ATGAGCGATTCGAGCAATCACCCTGTTGCCCAGTACTACGACGCTAATACCCGGCGTTTCCTGGCGACTGGCGATACAGGAGAGGCAGTTGCGATTCACCGCAAGCTTTGGGCGCCGGGTATTGAGACACCCGAGCAAGCTGCCGCACACATCAATGACTTGGTGGCGCACGCCGCTGTGAGTGCCTTGGGGCATGAACCAGCCTCGGTCACTGATCTGGGCTGCGGTGTGGGGGGTAGCCTGTTTCACTTGGCGATGTGTTGGCCGCATTCGACTTTGACCGGTTACACCTTAAGTACTGCCCAAGTGCAAATCGCTCGAACATTGGCCAAGCAGCGCCATTTGCAAGATCGTTGTGAGGTCAGGCAGGGAGATTTCACTGCACTTGAGTCACCTAAGCGCAGTGAGCTGGTGATGGCTATTGAAAGCCATACCCATCTGCCGAGTCTTGCAGTTTTTTTTAAGGCGGCTAGCGACCATGTATTGCCAGGTGGGATAGTGATTCTGGTTGATGACATGCTCGCCGCAGACGGATCAGGTCTGTCGCGCAAAGAGCGTGCGCTGCTAGATGCATTTAAGCGCGGTTGGCGCATGGGGCAGGTGCCGACAGTCGAGGACGTGTTAAACCAGGCGGGTCAGTTCGGGTTTGACGTGGTTGGCCACAGAGATCTCGGTGAGTTTTTACGGTTAAACCAGCCCTGGGATCGAATGCTCAACTGGATTGCACCGCCACTTGACTGGCTGGGCCTGGCACGTGTGCCGATGTTTGCCAACATGGTGGGCGGCAATGCATTAACTGAGTGTCATCGTCGCGGGGTGATGCGTTACATGATGGTGGTGATGCGGTTTGCCGGTTAA
- a CDS encoding alanine/glycine:cation symporter family protein, producing the protein MNSDQQRLPFQVVMSIKRIKGLPVETIQTLFDYLSDLTWGWALVPLLVVIGLYFTLMTRFVQVRYFGRMFKLARPDAQTKTGQVSGWDALMVSVGGRVGGGNVAGVAVAVTLGGPGAVFWMWAIALVGMCTSLIECTLAQVFKRRSEDGTFRGGPAAYIKHGLGPNYRWLVLVYSFCLLASFGFGFNAFQGNTISTAVEDSLGISTVTTALIIGPLAGLIVFGGLKRIVKASDAIVPVMCFIYILMALAVIAINITELPRLVGMIVANAFGWEEAVSGGMGAALAAGLKRGLFSNEAGLGSAPNVAATADVKHPVSQGILQSLSVFIDTIVICSCTAFIVLLSPVYQPGGELTGAPLVQQSLALHFGQWAQYLLTVLLFMFSLSSIIYNYYLGEVAMTEFSKSKTAIFVLRVLVVACVMLGAAAPQATSVFFFSDPLMGLLAVVNLMVIVTLLPVVLRMLADYRQQLASGKHEPVLDACRFADLDIDRGAWK; encoded by the coding sequence ATGAACTCTGATCAGCAGCGACTGCCATTTCAGGTAGTCATGTCGATCAAAAGAATAAAAGGATTACCAGTGGAGACAATACAAACCTTATTTGACTACCTGAGCGACTTGACCTGGGGCTGGGCACTGGTGCCGCTATTGGTCGTGATCGGCCTGTACTTTACGCTCATGACCAGATTCGTGCAGGTGCGTTATTTCGGGCGTATGTTCAAACTGGCCAGGCCAGACGCTCAGACAAAAACTGGTCAGGTCAGTGGCTGGGATGCCTTGATGGTGTCAGTCGGTGGTCGCGTGGGCGGAGGTAATGTCGCAGGTGTTGCTGTTGCAGTTACCTTGGGAGGGCCCGGTGCGGTGTTTTGGATGTGGGCAATCGCGCTGGTGGGCATGTGCACCAGCCTCATCGAATGCACATTGGCGCAGGTGTTTAAACGCAGGTCCGAAGACGGTACGTTTCGCGGTGGCCCGGCTGCTTACATTAAACACGGGCTAGGTCCTAACTATCGGTGGCTCGTGCTGGTGTATTCGTTTTGTTTGTTGGCGTCATTTGGTTTTGGATTTAATGCATTCCAGGGCAACACCATTTCTACCGCGGTCGAAGATAGTCTGGGGATCTCGACTGTCACCACGGCACTGATTATTGGTCCGCTGGCTGGACTCATCGTGTTTGGTGGCTTAAAGCGAATCGTCAAGGCATCGGATGCGATCGTACCCGTGATGTGCTTTATCTATATTCTCATGGCGCTTGCCGTCATTGCGATCAACATCACCGAATTGCCCAGGCTTGTCGGCATGATTGTGGCCAATGCGTTTGGCTGGGAAGAGGCAGTGTCTGGTGGTATGGGGGCGGCATTGGCAGCCGGCCTAAAACGCGGGTTATTCTCGAATGAAGCCGGTTTGGGCTCAGCACCGAACGTGGCAGCCACGGCCGATGTAAAACATCCCGTATCACAAGGCATTTTGCAATCATTGTCAGTGTTTATCGACACCATTGTGATTTGCTCGTGCACGGCATTCATCGTGTTGTTAAGTCCCGTGTATCAACCGGGTGGTGAATTAACCGGTGCACCTCTCGTACAGCAATCACTGGCTTTGCATTTTGGGCAGTGGGCGCAATATTTGCTGACTGTATTGTTATTTATGTTTTCTTTGAGCTCGATTATCTACAACTACTACCTTGGGGAAGTAGCCATGACCGAGTTCAGCAAGTCCAAGACAGCCATTTTTGTACTCCGTGTTTTGGTGGTGGCATGCGTGATGCTTGGTGCTGCCGCACCGCAAGCAACCTCAGTATTCTTTTTCTCAGATCCGTTGATGGGCCTTCTAGCTGTCGTTAACTTGATGGTGATTGTGACGCTGTTACCCGTGGTCTTGCGAATGCTTGCTGACTATCGCCAGCAACTTGCCAGTGGCAAGCATGAACCGGTGCTCGATGCATGCAGATTTGCGGATCTTGACATTGATCGGGGTGCGTGGAAGTGA
- a CDS encoding ParA family protein, with translation MKVIACYANKGGVGKTSTAVNIAYASAADGKRTLLCDLDPQGASSFYFKVKPSKKLTLGKFFGDEERFLKAISESEYVNLDVLPANMTFRDFDVFLSQLKKSDSRLKKTLKTVKADYDVVVLDCPPTLSALSESLFKASDVILVPVIPSPLSARTFDQLVDFFKEQDLDPTKLLPFFSMVQMVKGLHTQTMTRLLTSYPKQFFKAMIPYAADVEKMGVHLEPAIHTAPTGTAALAYQDLYDELQGRLKRNK, from the coding sequence ATGAAAGTAATCGCCTGCTACGCCAACAAAGGTGGCGTTGGTAAAACCTCAACCGCAGTCAACATTGCTTATGCCAGTGCTGCCGACGGCAAACGCACTTTGCTGTGCGATCTTGACCCACAAGGCGCGTCGAGCTTTTACTTCAAAGTAAAGCCATCGAAAAAACTGACACTTGGTAAATTCTTTGGTGACGAAGAGCGTTTCTTGAAAGCGATCTCTGAGAGCGAATATGTCAATCTTGACGTCTTGCCGGCAAACATGACGTTTCGTGACTTTGATGTGTTCTTGTCGCAACTGAAGAAAAGTGACTCGCGTCTTAAAAAGACGCTTAAAACAGTTAAAGCCGACTACGACGTGGTGGTGCTTGATTGTCCACCGACACTCTCAGCATTGTCTGAAAGCTTGTTCAAAGCCTCTGACGTCATTCTGGTGCCGGTGATCCCATCACCCCTGTCAGCGCGCACATTTGACCAATTGGTGGATTTCTTCAAAGAACAGGATCTAGATCCGACAAAGTTATTGCCATTCTTCTCCATGGTACAGATGGTCAAGGGCTTACACACGCAAACGATGACCCGGTTGCTCACCAGTTACCCGAAGCAATTTTTTAAGGCGATGATCCCTTATGCTGCCGATGTAGAAAAAATGGGGGTGCATCTTGAACCCGCCATTCACACCGCGCCCACCGGCACGGCTGCACTTGCCTACCAAGATCTATACGATGAGTTGCAAGGCCGATTAAAGCGAAACAAGTGA
- a CDS encoding adenine phosphoribosyltransferase encodes MPIKSLVRTIPNHPKPGIMFRDITTLLKDPVGFRITIQELVSRYLDWGIQKVVGIESRGFILAAPLAYAIGAGFVPIRKPGKLPADTIGHDYELEYGSDRVEIHTDAIAPSERVLLVDDLIATGGTALASVELIDQLGGQTVECAFVISLPDLGGVKLLQERGLDCHVLAEFEGD; translated from the coding sequence ATGCCGATCAAGTCTCTGGTCAGAACCATCCCGAATCACCCAAAACCCGGGATCATGTTCCGTGACATCACCACCTTGCTCAAAGACCCGGTGGGGTTTCGGATCACCATCCAAGAACTAGTGAGCCGATATCTAGACTGGGGCATTCAAAAGGTAGTCGGTATTGAATCAAGGGGTTTCATTCTCGCAGCGCCGCTGGCCTACGCCATTGGCGCGGGGTTTGTGCCGATTCGCAAGCCCGGCAAATTGCCTGCTGACACCATTGGCCATGACTATGAACTGGAATATGGCTCAGACCGCGTCGAAATCCACACCGATGCCATTGCACCTAGCGAGCGAGTGCTCTTGGTAGATGACCTGATCGCCACGGGCGGCACAGCACTAGCCTCGGTGGAACTGATCGATCAGCTTGGTGGGCAGACTGTGGAATGCGCCTTTGTCATCAGCCTTCCGGACTTGGGCGGGGTAAAACTCCTGCAAGAGCGTGGCCTAGACTGTCACGTGCTGGCAGAGTTCGAGGGTGATTGA
- a CDS encoding DUF4936 family protein yields MHLFVYYKFKPDDYPNVARDARALVTEIEQSVPGTRARLLKRPEVSSAGEHTWMETYEFDAKHQSLIQATLAELVTSSGLPVQRHLEWFVEV; encoded by the coding sequence ATGCATCTGTTTGTTTACTATAAGTTCAAGCCTGACGATTATCCCAATGTGGCACGTGATGCCCGCGCTTTGGTTACCGAGATCGAGCAGTCAGTGCCTGGTACACGGGCTCGGTTATTAAAGCGACCGGAAGTCAGTAGCGCTGGTGAACACACCTGGATGGAAACCTACGAGTTTGATGCTAAACATCAGAGCTTGATTCAGGCAACATTGGCTGAGCTAGTCACTAGCAGCGGTTTGCCGGTTCAACGTCATCTTGAGTGGTTTGTTGAGGTCTGA
- a CDS encoding MFS transporter yields MNVLRSNPIAIIVIAQLFGTSLWFSPNSAAESLMLQWGLSTAQLGQLTSATQFGFIAGTLLLATTGLADRFAASRICALSCLTGACFNALFALTATGFDQGLVWRFLVGVTIAGIYPLGMKMIISWSTQNTGNTLGMLVAMLTLGSALPHGVRAAGIGWAWESVVLTSTALALMAAVMVYLLGDGPNLPKAQRQAASAGLARWGAALKVFLDPKFRASASGYFGHMWELYAFWTLLPFLVADVVLSATSTPSSAMTSALTFVVMGVMGAIGAVTAGRLSRHLGSPRVAAVALLSSGLMCLTYPFIPDSLWVIKALVLIIWGLTVVSDSAQFSATSAKLCPPNLVGGALAIQNSIGFFISTVSIMLVMALYESAGSAVVWYLLPGPVLGLLLFKRLLTAKDL; encoded by the coding sequence ATGAACGTGCTTCGATCGAACCCCATCGCCATCATCGTGATTGCCCAGTTGTTTGGCACGTCGCTGTGGTTTAGCCCCAATAGTGCCGCCGAAAGCTTGATGTTGCAGTGGGGCTTAAGTACCGCTCAGTTGGGTCAGTTAACGAGCGCTACCCAGTTTGGCTTTATCGCTGGAACCTTATTGTTAGCTACCACTGGTTTGGCTGACCGGTTTGCTGCAAGCCGCATTTGCGCGTTGAGTTGTTTGACCGGTGCTTGCTTTAATGCCTTGTTTGCATTGACAGCCACCGGGTTTGATCAGGGCTTGGTCTGGCGGTTTCTAGTGGGTGTGACCATCGCCGGCATTTACCCGCTGGGCATGAAGATGATCATCTCCTGGTCGACCCAGAACACGGGCAATACTTTGGGCATGCTGGTGGCCATGCTGACCTTGGGCTCGGCACTGCCCCATGGTGTACGCGCCGCTGGTATTGGCTGGGCTTGGGAGAGTGTGGTGCTGACATCAACGGCGCTAGCCTTGATGGCTGCGGTCATGGTGTACTTGTTGGGTGACGGGCCTAACCTGCCTAAAGCTCAGCGTCAGGCAGCCTCAGCTGGCTTGGCGCGCTGGGGAGCGGCGTTAAAAGTATTCCTCGATCCAAAGTTTCGGGCTAGTGCCTCGGGTTACTTTGGCCACATGTGGGAACTTTATGCGTTCTGGACACTGCTGCCGTTTCTGGTGGCTGATGTGGTGCTGTCTGCAACCTCAACACCAAGTTCGGCAATGACCTCGGCACTGACCTTTGTGGTGATGGGGGTCATGGGGGCGATCGGTGCAGTGACTGCCGGGCGTTTGAGCCGACACTTGGGCAGCCCCAGGGTGGCGGCTGTCGCGTTGTTGAGTTCTGGCTTAATGTGTCTGACCTATCCCTTTATCCCGGATTCGTTGTGGGTAATAAAGGCACTGGTTTTGATTATTTGGGGACTGACGGTGGTGTCAGACTCAGCGCAGTTTTCTGCGACGTCGGCCAAGCTTTGTCCACCCAATCTAGTCGGTGGTGCGCTCGCCATTCAAAACAGCATCGGCTTTTTTATATCGACAGTCTCGATTATGCTGGTGATGGCTTTGTACGAGTCAGCGGGCAGTGCGGTGGTCTGGTATTTGCTGCCAGGACCAGTTCTGGGGTTGCTATTGTTTAAGCGGCTACTTACCGCAAAAGATCTCTAG
- a CDS encoding cupin domain-containing protein, translating into MNPSTQSLIQKLALAPHPEGGYYRETYRAPLQVHSSIHGGLRSAFTSIHFMLAAGQYSAWHRVASDESWFFHEGSDVEVHSLLPVAGNRDRVVHTQTLGVASGCFELTIPAGTWFAARLAQNDSHSLVSCVVAPGFEFEDFELASKDQLIEAGYRDTVQWPMIESLLVSKGA; encoded by the coding sequence ATGAACCCTAGCACCCAGTCTCTTATTCAAAAGCTTGCACTCGCCCCGCACCCCGAGGGTGGCTATTACCGTGAAACATATCGTGCACCTCTGCAGGTGCATTCATCAATTCATGGCGGGCTGCGTTCGGCTTTTACTAGCATTCATTTCATGCTGGCAGCAGGTCAATATTCGGCCTGGCATCGAGTAGCATCAGATGAGAGCTGGTTTTTTCATGAGGGCAGTGACGTTGAGGTTCACTCGTTATTGCCAGTTGCTGGCAACAGGGACCGGGTAGTGCATACGCAGACGCTGGGCGTAGCCAGTGGTTGTTTTGAACTGACGATCCCGGCAGGCACTTGGTTTGCAGCACGCCTTGCTCAGAACGATTCTCACTCGTTAGTCAGTTGCGTGGTGGCACCCGGGTTCGAGTTCGAGGATTTTGAGCTTGCCAGCAAAGACCAACTCATTGAGGCTGGCTATCGCGATACGGTTCAATGGCCTATGATCGAATCGCTACTCGTCTCTAAAGGTGCGTGA
- a CDS encoding oxygenase MpaB family protein yields MLDELMRELKSQADPLADKALADYQQASPAVRALLEQGMRQGVLATDGLPESFRRLLQDCEAAVLSVPSKEIDLAMQPYTWIGPTWLSIALGPGSLAHTYSDPLIAAVLMRTGNLLSQTVSRRLLETQLWKISVIKPGGMSVGRAGYINTLQVRLLHARVRATLLQRDWSSPDGQQAVPIDQWQMLRTWLDFTVVPFEAFDRIGLTLNHEQTQRLYDAWRVVGHLLGIDPTLLSKVTDHAVALELLDVVDARLPKPDESSRVLTQAMLVALGNRLAPIFKLPVDVSMMLMESLCRLFHGDEFADRLGMQSNWTRALIPMMADANRFRMRRMAEDPAYRESIQAQSLKAFDAIEAGLPDATVYQEMAKSLTMPELPRVESGDVG; encoded by the coding sequence GTGCTCGACGAGCTGATGCGTGAACTTAAGAGTCAGGCTGACCCCCTAGCTGATAAGGCTTTGGCAGACTACCAGCAAGCATCGCCAGCGGTCAGGGCTTTGCTTGAACAAGGGATGCGTCAAGGTGTCTTAGCGACAGACGGTTTGCCAGAGAGTTTCAGGCGACTGCTTCAAGATTGTGAGGCGGCAGTGCTATCCGTCCCGTCTAAAGAAATTGATCTGGCCATGCAGCCCTATACCTGGATCGGACCAACCTGGTTGAGTATTGCCCTAGGTCCAGGATCGCTTGCTCACACCTATTCAGATCCGCTCATCGCAGCTGTTTTAATGCGTACTGGGAATCTGTTGTCTCAGACCGTATCACGGCGTTTGCTTGAAACCCAGCTCTGGAAAATCAGTGTCATCAAGCCCGGTGGCATGAGTGTGGGCCGTGCTGGGTACATCAATACCCTGCAAGTACGTTTGTTGCATGCCCGTGTCAGGGCCACCTTGTTGCAACGCGACTGGAGCAGCCCGGATGGCCAGCAGGCAGTGCCGATCGATCAATGGCAGATGTTGCGTACCTGGTTGGATTTCACGGTAGTACCGTTTGAGGCATTTGATCGCATTGGGTTGACCTTGAACCATGAACAGACTCAACGCCTTTATGACGCCTGGCGTGTTGTAGGGCATTTGTTAGGCATCGATCCAACACTACTCTCAAAAGTGACAGATCATGCTGTGGCCCTAGAACTGCTGGACGTGGTTGATGCTCGGTTACCCAAGCCCGATGAGAGTTCGCGGGTGTTGACTCAGGCCATGCTAGTCGCGCTTGGCAATCGCTTGGCGCCAATATTTAAGTTACCTGTAGATGTGTCGATGATGCTCATGGAATCGCTATGTCGATTGTTTCATGGTGATGAATTTGCCGATAGGCTGGGTATGCAAAGTAACTGGACGCGAGCTCTAATCCCGATGATGGCCGATGCTAATCGTTTCAGGATGAGGCGCATGGCAGAAGATCCAGCCTATCGTGAGAGCATACAGGCACAATCTTTAAAGGCATTCGATGCGATTGAAGCTGGATTACCGGATGCCACTGTTTATCAGGAGATGGCCAAGAGTCTGACCATGCCCGAATTGCCTCGTGTTGAATCGGGTGATGTCGGTTAG
- a CDS encoding carboxylesterase family protein — MLYAGLTANVFAKNVPVVIQTPSGSIKGQHNTNAGVNEFRGIQYATADRFEPPVPVSNWAGILAATKFGSNCPQAARFNLTEESLEENCLYLNVTTPDNAKPDDKLPVLVWIHGGGFVGGGSNLYRLDRIAREANVVVVSLNYRTGLFGFMPHPAIDVGINGNLGLEDQRAALRWVQKNIASFGGDPDNVTLAGESAGTGLICLHLASPEAVRGAFHKAILISGACLQQIPTLEQALADPIWEAVSHNPKDSNRKFRCPVPGDKDYSDQASLACLKNQSVSDLLQAQTYEAGNRLLSFVPVTGNKTVPRSFHEAVGSGNIMKVPMIMGSATHELRLYIAYDVLGDNGTKTEYPVTIDNVNQYYLPAFYGTDAAIHQKILQRYFGDATNPMNLNGATLGSMLSSYNPYVGINNCLHLQTANTLNGVAGMPPIYQFEFSDPNALVLGVGLAPGKDPGFELGAVHSSILNYLFPNFSNTMAINAPDLPPASDELASQMIAYISRFMRGDEDFSGFPAQWNAYDGSQASPASENVLLFRPNEIKLFNAYGGLSPDSTAGHQCAFWNSMYPN; from the coding sequence ATGCTCTACGCAGGACTGACGGCCAACGTCTTTGCAAAAAATGTGCCTGTGGTGATTCAAACCCCTTCTGGCTCAATAAAAGGGCAGCACAATACCAATGCAGGCGTCAATGAGTTCAGGGGAATCCAGTACGCCACTGCTGACCGGTTTGAGCCACCTGTTCCAGTCTCGAACTGGGCTGGCATTCTAGCTGCCACCAAGTTCGGCAGCAATTGCCCACAAGCTGCCCGCTTTAATCTGACCGAGGAAAGCCTTGAGGAAAACTGCCTCTACTTAAATGTCACGACGCCAGATAACGCCAAGCCTGACGACAAACTACCCGTTCTGGTCTGGATACATGGCGGTGGATTTGTCGGCGGCGGATCAAACCTATACCGGTTAGACCGAATAGCGAGAGAGGCCAACGTCGTTGTGGTATCTCTTAACTACCGCACTGGACTGTTTGGATTTATGCCTCATCCGGCGATCGATGTGGGTATCAATGGCAATCTAGGGCTTGAGGATCAACGAGCAGCACTTCGTTGGGTACAAAAGAATATTGCTTCGTTTGGTGGTGACCCTGACAATGTCACTTTGGCTGGTGAGTCTGCTGGAACAGGATTGATTTGCCTGCACCTCGCCAGTCCGGAAGCTGTGCGTGGCGCGTTTCACAAAGCCATCTTGATCAGTGGCGCATGCCTGCAGCAAATACCCACGCTAGAACAGGCACTAGCCGATCCAATTTGGGAGGCTGTGTCGCACAATCCCAAGGATTCCAACAGAAAATTTCGTTGCCCGGTTCCGGGCGACAAAGATTACTCAGACCAAGCATCTCTGGCTTGCCTAAAAAACCAATCAGTCAGTGACCTGCTACAGGCGCAGACCTACGAGGCAGGTAACCGATTGTTGAGTTTTGTGCCGGTTACAGGCAACAAAACGGTGCCACGATCTTTTCATGAAGCAGTCGGATCAGGCAACATCATGAAAGTACCGATGATCATGGGCAGTGCCACCCATGAACTCAGGCTCTACATTGCCTATGATGTGTTGGGTGATAATGGCACAAAGACCGAATACCCCGTCACTATCGATAACGTCAACCAGTACTACCTGCCGGCTTTTTACGGCACCGACGCTGCCATCCACCAAAAAATCCTGCAACGATATTTCGGTGATGCCACGAATCCCATGAATCTGAATGGCGCCACCCTCGGATCCATGCTCTCGAGCTATAACCCGTATGTCGGCATCAATAACTGCCTGCATCTACAAACCGCCAATACGTTGAACGGTGTTGCTGGCATGCCGCCCATTTATCAGTTTGAATTCAGCGATCCCAATGCTTTAGTTCTAGGTGTAGGCCTCGCACCTGGCAAGGATCCTGGCTTTGAGCTTGGTGCCGTGCACTCGTCAATTCTGAACTACTTGTTTCCGAACTTTTCCAACACGATGGCTATCAATGCGCCTGATCTTCCGCCCGCCTCTGACGAACTAGCCTCGCAGATGATTGCATACATCAGCCGATTCATGCGAGGTGATGAGGATTTTTCTGGTTTCCCTGCCCAATGGAATGCCTACGATGGCTCACAAGCCTCACCAGCCTCTGAAAACGTGCTTCTTTTTAGACCCAATGAGATTAAGCTATTCAATGCATATGGTGGCTTAAGTCCTGACTCGACTGCGGGACACCAGTGTGCCTTCTGGAATTCTATGTATCCGAACTAA